In Vicinamibacterales bacterium, one genomic interval encodes:
- a CDS encoding vitamin K epoxide reductase family protein, with translation MLLSFLTWIALAAGAAAASAALYGHYRVLPAWLTGPEVCLMEDGGCAVLFRTPRASLLGVPNALLGLLLYVLLSAGLLLGWPPPLMLAMVLPAIAMSAFLGWGLWTRRLQCRICWTGHAANLVLAVTLFWRVLPILQAR, from the coding sequence ATGCTCCTATCTTTTCTGACCTGGATCGCGCTCGCCGCGGGCGCCGCCGCGGCGTCGGCCGCGCTCTACGGCCACTACCGGGTGCTGCCGGCGTGGCTGACCGGCCCGGAGGTCTGCCTCATGGAAGACGGAGGCTGCGCCGTGCTCTTCCGAACGCCCCGCGCGTCGCTGCTGGGCGTCCCCAACGCGCTGCTCGGACTGCTGCTGTACGTCCTCCTGTCCGCGGGGCTGCTGCTCGGGTGGCCGCCGCCGCTGATGCTCGCGATGGTGCTGCCGGCGATCGCGATGAGCGCCTTTCTTGGATGGGGTCTGTGGACGCGCCGCCTGCAGTGCCGGATCTGCTGGACCGGGCACGCCGCCAACCTCGTGCTCGCCGTCACCCTCTTCTGGCGCGTCCTCCCGATCCTCCAGGCCCGCTGA
- a CDS encoding acetyl-CoA C-acetyltransferase, whose amino-acid sequence MTDIFILGGARTPMGEYTGRLKDLSAIELGALASRAVLERTRVAPEAVDHVVFGNVLQTSADAVYGARHVGLKAGLPVAVPALTVNRLCGSGLQAVISGAQLLRLGEANVVLAGGMESMSQAPHVIRGLRSGLRLGQGQLEDTLWSSLHDTHGGCTMAATAENCAVQYGISRQEQDSYALRSQQLAARAWAEGRLREEVVPVEIKSRKGTELFAEDDHLRPDTTLEGLAKLPPAFGKGGSVTAGNASGIVDGAAALVIASADGVKAHGLTPIAKLTHWAYVGVEPTLMGMGPVPATRKVLDKAGLALKDIDLIEINEAFAAQYLAVEKELHLDRDRVNVNGGAIALGHPLGMTGTRLLLTLTLELRRRGLTRGLAAACIGGGQGIAALVETI is encoded by the coding sequence ATGACCGACATCTTCATCCTCGGCGGCGCCCGGACTCCGATGGGTGAGTACACGGGCCGGTTGAAGGATCTGTCGGCGATCGAACTTGGCGCCCTCGCGTCGCGCGCCGTGCTCGAGCGAACCCGCGTCGCGCCGGAGGCTGTCGACCACGTCGTGTTCGGCAACGTGCTGCAGACGAGCGCCGACGCGGTTTACGGTGCGCGTCACGTCGGACTGAAGGCGGGGCTGCCGGTCGCCGTTCCGGCGTTGACCGTCAACCGACTGTGCGGCTCGGGCCTCCAGGCCGTGATCAGCGGCGCGCAGCTCCTCCGGCTCGGCGAAGCGAACGTCGTGCTGGCCGGCGGGATGGAGAGCATGAGTCAGGCGCCTCACGTCATCCGCGGCCTTCGCAGCGGCCTGCGCCTCGGCCAGGGGCAGCTCGAAGACACGCTGTGGTCGTCGCTCCACGACACGCACGGCGGCTGCACGATGGCGGCGACCGCGGAGAACTGCGCCGTCCAGTACGGGATCTCGCGCCAGGAGCAGGACAGCTACGCTCTGCGCAGTCAGCAGCTCGCCGCCCGGGCGTGGGCCGAAGGACGGCTGCGGGAAGAAGTCGTGCCAGTCGAGATCAAGTCGCGTAAGGGGACCGAGCTCTTCGCCGAGGACGATCACCTGCGTCCGGACACGACCCTCGAGGGATTGGCAAAGCTGCCGCCCGCATTCGGCAAGGGCGGCAGCGTCACGGCCGGAAACGCGAGCGGGATCGTCGATGGCGCCGCCGCGCTGGTGATCGCGTCGGCGGACGGCGTGAAGGCGCACGGCCTGACGCCGATCGCGAAGCTGACCCACTGGGCCTATGTCGGCGTCGAACCGACGCTGATGGGCATGGGTCCGGTGCCGGCGACCCGCAAGGTTCTCGACAAGGCAGGCCTGGCCCTGAAGGACATCGATCTGATCGAGATCAACGAGGCTTTCGCCGCGCAGTATCTGGCGGTGGAGAAGGAACTGCATCTCGATCGCGATCGCGTCAACGTGAACGGCGGCGCCATCGCGCTGGGCCATCCGCTCGGCATGACCGGCACGCGGCTGCTGCTGACGCTGACGCTCGAGCTGCGCCGCCGCGGCTTGACGCGCGGCCTCGCCGCCGCCTGCATCGGGGGCGGCCAGGGCATCGCCGCGCTCGTCGAGACGATCTAG
- a CDS encoding 3-isopropylmalate dehydrogenase: protein MGLRIAVIAGDGIGKEVTAEAVKVIRRAGEVFGRTFDIDALPWGADYFLQTGVTMPADGYAMLRDDFDAIFIGALGDPRVPDNRHARDILLGTRFELDLYVNYRPVTLLDARLCPLKHREPKDVDFAVFRENTEGLYVSIGGRFKAGTDDEVAIQEELNTFKGVNRIIRYAFEFAKARGRTKVCMADKSNAMQQGHALWQRVFKAVAAEYPGIQATHYYIDALAMYMVLDPGQFEVIVTNNLFGDIVTDLGATFQGGLGMAASGNIHPGRTSMFEPVHGSAPKFAGKNVANPIGAIASAALMLDTLGLTREAAAIDAAVRQAVRDNQVTADIGGALGTRMAGDVIAAAVR from the coding sequence ATGGGGCTGCGGATTGCGGTCATCGCTGGGGACGGGATCGGCAAGGAGGTCACCGCGGAGGCGGTCAAGGTGATCCGCCGCGCCGGCGAGGTGTTCGGGCGGACCTTCGACATCGACGCACTGCCGTGGGGCGCCGATTACTTCCTCCAGACGGGCGTCACGATGCCGGCCGACGGCTACGCGATGCTGCGCGACGACTTCGACGCGATCTTCATCGGCGCGCTCGGCGACCCGCGCGTGCCCGACAACCGACACGCGCGCGACATCCTGCTCGGCACCCGGTTCGAGCTCGACCTCTACGTCAACTACCGTCCGGTCACGCTGCTCGACGCGCGGCTCTGTCCGCTCAAGCATCGCGAACCGAAGGACGTCGATTTCGCCGTCTTCCGCGAGAACACCGAAGGGCTGTACGTGAGCATCGGCGGGCGCTTCAAGGCGGGCACCGACGACGAGGTCGCGATCCAGGAAGAGCTGAACACGTTCAAGGGCGTGAACCGGATCATCCGCTACGCCTTCGAATTCGCGAAGGCCCGCGGCCGCACGAAGGTCTGCATGGCCGACAAGTCGAACGCCATGCAGCAGGGACACGCGCTCTGGCAGCGCGTCTTCAAGGCGGTGGCGGCGGAGTATCCTGGCATTCAGGCGACGCACTACTACATCGACGCCCTCGCGATGTACATGGTGCTCGACCCCGGGCAGTTCGAGGTGATCGTGACCAATAATCTGTTCGGCGACATCGTGACCGACCTCGGCGCGACGTTCCAGGGAGGTCTCGGGATGGCGGCGTCCGGCAACATCCACCCAGGCAGGACGTCGATGTTCGAGCCGGTGCACGGCTCGGCGCCGAAGTTCGCCGGGAAGAACGTCGCCAATCCGATCGGTGCGATCGCGTCGGCGGCGCTGATGCTCGACACGCTGGGATTGACCCGGGAAGCCGCCGCGATCGACGCCGCCGTGCGACAGGCGGTGCGCGACAACCAGGTGACCGCCGACATCGGCGGCGCGCTCGGCACGCGCATGGCCGGCGACGTCATCGCGGCGGCCGTCCGATGA